The following coding sequences lie in one Lolium perenne isolate Kyuss_39 chromosome 2, Kyuss_2.0, whole genome shotgun sequence genomic window:
- the LOC127331425 gene encoding importin subunit alpha-1a, which yields MPRIPRRPSEEARRGAYKPPGVDAARSRRRREDRLLALRRRNRDAGLFKRRRDEPPLVPATVGAPSEAAAPATDVTPPPPPPPSDPSPPQPAPPGVDSPRTAADSELDGLSELVEKVWSDDTSAQLEATVQFRKLLSDGKNSTMIKIIRADVLPRFAEFLSRHGLPQLQMEAAWVLTNIAASDYTMLVAECGAVPKLVDLLASPNASIRHQATWALGNIAADMPSCRETVLDHGAVTPLLAQFKEDMKVSVLRTATWALSNLCFGKLPEEVQVKPILEIISLLIHSADERILADACWTLYYICAGVEAGVQDVLDAGVCPQLVKLLMHASANILLPVITSLARISAGDDTQVQIIVENGVLPCLAQLLARNYPKVIKKQACLIVSNIAAGSKDHIQAVIDADVMNHVVVLLKSSEPDIQKEAAWAISNAASGGSSDHIQYLVSRGCLEPLCNVLKHQDVDLVYTCLEGLQNILEEGEIGKQGKESATNPYAQFMLENGGLDNLEDLQDFDNDAVYRLAMKLLESYWDEEVSDDEATLPAPEDAPAEPVVAVPEDAAQAQPPVLAPTADGTE from the exons ATGCCGCGCATCCCACGGCGGCCGTCCGAGGAGGCGCGCCGCGGCGCCTACAAGCCGCCGGGCGTGGACGCCGCTCGCTCGCGCCGCCGACGCGAGGACCGCCTCCTCGCCCTCCGCCGCCGCAACCGCGACGCCGGCCTCTTCAAGCGCCGTCGCGACGAGCCCCCACTTGTCCCGGCCACCGTCggagccccctccgaggctgccgcaCCTGCCACAGACGTCACgcccccacctcctcctcctccttccgaCCCCTCCCCGCCCCAACCCGCTCCGCCCGGCGTGGACAGTCCACGGACTGCCGCCGACTCTGAG CTTGATGGCCTATCAGAATTGGTGGAGAAAGTTTGGTCAGATGACACCTCTGCCCAGCTGGAAGCCACAGTCCAGTTCAGGAAACTTCTCTCTGACG GGAAGAACTCAACCATGATAAAAATCATTAGAGCAGATGTCCTGCCAAGGTTTGCTGAGTTCCTTTCAAGACACGGGCTTCCGCAGCTCCAA ATGGAAGCAGCATGGGTGCTTACTAACATAGCTGCATCAGATTATACAATGCTAGTTGCAGAATGTGGTGCTGTTCCAAAGCTGGTAGATCTCTTAGCATCCCCAAATGCTAGCATCAGGCACCAG GCTACATGGGCCCTTGGAAATATAGCGGCAGACATGCCTAGCTGCAGAGAGACTGTTCTTGATCATGGTGCTGTTACACCATTACTTGCTCAATTTAAAGAAGATATGAAAGTTTCTGTTCTGAGGACTGCTACATGGGCACTGTCAAACCTTTGTTTTGGAAAATTACCGGAGGAAGTGCAA GTGAAACCAATACTTGAAATAATCAGCCTTCTTATCCATTCTGCTGATGAGAGGATACTGGCAGATGCATGCTGGACTCTTTATTATATATGTGCTGGCGTGGAAGCTGGCGTTCAAGATGTATTAGATGCAGGTGTATGCCCTCAACTTGTGAAACTTTTGAT gCACGCATCAGCTAATATTCTTCTTCCTGTCATCACATCACTCGCAAGAATTTCTGCCGGAGATGATACTCAAGTGCAG ATCATAGTAGAAAATGGCGTTCTTCCTTGCTTGGCCCAGTTACTAGCACGAAATTATCCGAAGGTCATCAAGAAGCAAGCTTGTCTAATTGTTTCTAATATTGCTGCTGGCAGCAAGGATCATATTCAG GCAGTAATTGATGCTGATGTTATGAACCATGTTGTTGTCCTACTGAAGAGTTCGGAACCCGATATCCAAAAGGAGGCTGCTTGGGCTATATCAAATGCTGCGTCTGGTGGCTCAAGTGATCACATCCA GTATTTGGTGAGCCGGGGATGTCTAGAGCCACTCTGCAATGTCCTCAAGCACCAAGATGTTGATCTTGTATATACTTGCCTGGAAGGTCTTCAGAATATACTCGAGGAGGGTGAGATCGGGAAGCAGGGCAAGGAATCCGCGACGAACCCATACGCCCAGTTTATGCTAGAGAACGGGGGCCTGGACAATTTGGAGGATCTGCAGGATTTTGACAACGACGCGGTTTACAGGTTAGCCATGAAGCTGCTCGAGAGTTATTGGGACGAGGAAGTAAGTGATGACGAAGCAACTTTGCCGGCTCCCGAAGACGCCCCTGCAGAGCCCGTCgtggcagtaccggaagatgctgCGCAGGCGCAGCCACCTGTACTGGCGCCCACCGCGGATGGTACCGAGTGA